Proteins encoded in a region of the Burkholderia ubonensis subsp. mesacidophila genome:
- a CDS encoding CheR family methyltransferase, translating to MLTARAPHRAEPQDASPRAGEAGRDFAFTAADFARIRTLIHQRAGISLSEHKRDMAYSRLARRLRARGLDTFRDYLDQLEREDDPVEWEAFTNALTTNLTAFFREAHHFPILADFVKGRDAPVSVWCSAASTGEEPYSIAITLIEALGDSAARSASILATDLDTQVLAKAEAGIYTYDQVKHLSPERLKRFFLKGTGAQAGRVKVRPELRAMIRFEQLNLTDADYGIGKPFDAIFCRNVMIYFDKPTQGQVLSRFEPLVKPGGLLFAGHSENFTYVTQAFRLRGQTVYELTRDTSRLAASGGGAPRARLSGAATPAVGERR from the coding sequence GGCGCGACTTCGCGTTCACGGCCGCCGACTTCGCGCGCATCCGCACGCTGATCCACCAGCGCGCGGGGATTTCGCTGTCCGAGCACAAGCGCGACATGGCGTACAGCCGGCTCGCGCGCCGGCTGCGCGCACGCGGTCTCGACACGTTCCGCGACTATCTCGACCAGCTCGAGCGGGAGGACGATCCCGTCGAGTGGGAGGCCTTCACCAACGCGCTGACGACGAACCTCACCGCGTTCTTCCGCGAGGCGCATCACTTCCCGATCCTCGCCGATTTCGTGAAGGGCCGCGACGCGCCGGTGTCGGTGTGGTGCTCGGCCGCGTCGACCGGCGAGGAGCCGTATTCGATCGCGATCACGCTGATCGAGGCGCTCGGCGACTCGGCGGCGCGCAGCGCGTCGATCCTCGCGACCGACCTCGACACGCAGGTGCTCGCGAAGGCCGAGGCCGGCATCTACACGTACGACCAGGTCAAGCACCTGTCGCCGGAGCGCCTGAAGCGCTTCTTCCTGAAAGGCACGGGCGCGCAGGCCGGCCGCGTGAAGGTGCGCCCGGAGCTGCGCGCGATGATCCGCTTCGAGCAGCTCAACCTGACCGATGCCGACTACGGGATCGGCAAGCCGTTCGACGCGATCTTCTGCCGCAACGTGATGATCTACTTCGACAAGCCGACGCAGGGGCAGGTGCTGTCCCGCTTCGAGCCGCTCGTGAAGCCGGGCGGCCTGCTGTTCGCCGGCCACTCGGAGAACTTCACGTACGTCACGCAGGCATTCCGGCTGCGCGGCCAGACGGTCTATGAACTGACGCGCGACACGTCGCGCCTGGCCGCGTCGGGCGGCGGCGCGCCGCGCGCGCGCCTGAGCGGGGCCGCGACGCCGGCCGTCGGGGAACGCCGATGA
- the cheD gene encoding chemoreceptor glutamine deamidase CheD — MSALPIATNRYFDNHFGLPGVKLLPNEFYTTHDDMVLMTVLGSCVAACLHDPYAGIGGMNHFMLPDDGADACAAASESMRYGAYAMEVLINEMIKAGGRRERFEAKVFGGAAVLAGMTTINIGDRNADFVRRYLALERIRITAEDLQGVHPRKVAFMPHSGRAAVKKLRLQVHGVTEREAALAHSAERAARPRPHVELFSAPAKRPAPGQSGGVSLAKQPGAAQPARARIELFGARSGAGGPFAQTISK; from the coding sequence ATGAGTGCGCTGCCGATCGCGACCAACCGCTACTTCGACAACCACTTCGGCCTGCCGGGCGTGAAGCTGTTGCCGAACGAGTTCTATACGACCCACGACGACATGGTGCTGATGACCGTGCTCGGCTCGTGCGTGGCCGCGTGCCTGCACGATCCGTACGCGGGCATCGGCGGGATGAACCACTTCATGCTGCCCGACGACGGCGCGGACGCGTGCGCGGCCGCGTCCGAGTCGATGCGCTACGGCGCCTACGCGATGGAAGTGCTGATCAACGAAATGATCAAGGCGGGCGGCCGGCGCGAGCGCTTCGAGGCGAAGGTGTTCGGCGGCGCGGCCGTGCTCGCCGGCATGACGACGATCAACATCGGCGACCGCAATGCGGACTTCGTGCGCCGCTATCTCGCGCTGGAGCGCATCCGGATCACGGCGGAAGACCTGCAGGGCGTGCATCCTCGCAAGGTCGCGTTCATGCCGCATTCGGGGCGCGCGGCGGTGAAGAAGCTGCGCCTGCAGGTGCACGGCGTCACGGAGCGCGAAGCCGCGCTCGCGCACTCGGCGGAACGCGCCGCGCGGCCCCGCCCGCACGTCGAGCTGTTCAGCGCGCCGGCGAAGCGGCCCGCGCCGGGCCAGTCCGGTGGGGTCTCACTCGCGAAACAGCCGGGCGCGGCCCAGCCGGCGCGTGCGCGCATCGAGCTGTTCGGCGCGCGCAGCGGCGCAGGCGGCCCGTTCGCCCAGACGATATCGAAATAG
- a CDS encoding protein-glutamate methylesterase/protein-glutamine glutaminase translates to MTEIINAQPDMEVCATAPDPLVARDLIKQHNPDVLTLDVEMPRMDGLDFLEKLMRLRPMPVVMVSSLTERGSEITLRALELGAVDFVTKPRVGIRDGMLDYAEKLADKIRAASRARVRQAPQPQAAAARAASGHPTAPMLNNPLVSTEKLIIVGASTGGTEAIREVLTPLPPDAPAVLIAQHMPPGFTKSFAQRLNGLCRIAVKEAEHGERVLPGHAYIAPGHAHLLLARSGANYIAQLSDEPPVNRHRPSVDVLFRSAATHAGKNAIGVILTGMGRDGAAGLLEMKRAGAYTFAQDEASCIVFGMPREAIALGGAEEIVPLADMSRRVMSRLADRVQRV, encoded by the coding sequence ATGACCGAGATCATCAACGCCCAGCCCGACATGGAAGTGTGCGCGACCGCGCCGGATCCGCTCGTCGCGCGCGATCTCATCAAGCAGCACAATCCGGACGTCCTGACGCTCGACGTCGAAATGCCGCGCATGGATGGGCTCGACTTCCTCGAGAAGCTGATGCGCCTGCGGCCGATGCCGGTCGTGATGGTGTCGTCGCTGACCGAGCGCGGCTCGGAAATCACGCTGCGCGCGCTCGAGCTGGGCGCCGTCGACTTCGTCACGAAGCCGCGTGTCGGCATCCGCGACGGAATGCTCGACTACGCGGAGAAGCTCGCCGACAAGATCCGCGCGGCGTCGCGCGCCCGCGTCCGGCAGGCGCCGCAGCCGCAGGCCGCGGCCGCACGCGCGGCGAGCGGCCATCCGACTGCGCCGATGCTCAACAATCCGCTCGTCAGTACCGAAAAGCTGATCATCGTCGGCGCGTCGACGGGCGGCACCGAGGCGATCCGCGAAGTGCTGACGCCGCTGCCGCCGGATGCACCGGCGGTGCTGATCGCGCAGCACATGCCGCCCGGCTTCACGAAGTCGTTCGCGCAGCGCCTGAACGGCCTGTGCCGGATCGCGGTGAAGGAAGCCGAGCACGGTGAACGGGTGCTGCCCGGCCACGCGTACATCGCGCCCGGCCACGCGCACTTGCTGCTGGCCCGCAGCGGCGCGAACTACATCGCGCAGCTGTCCGACGAGCCGCCGGTCAACCGGCACCGGCCGTCGGTCGACGTGCTGTTCCGCTCGGCGGCGACGCACGCCGGCAAGAACGCGATCGGCGTGATCCTGACCGGGATGGGCCGCGACGGCGCGGCCGGCCTGCTGGAGATGAAGCGCGCGGGCGCTTACACGTTCGCGCAGGACGAGGCGAGCTGCATCGTGTTCGGGATGCCGCGCGAGGCGATCGCGCTGGGCGGCGCGGAAGAAATCGTGCCGCTCGCCGACATGAGCCGCCGCGTGATGTCGCGCCTCGCGGATCGCGTGCAGCGCGTATAA
- the cheY gene encoding chemotaxis response regulator CheY produces the protein MDKSMKILVVDDFPTMRRIVRNLLKELGYTNVDEAEDGAAGLARLRGGGFDFVISDWNMPNLDGLAMLKEIRADATLTHLPVLMVTAESKKENIIAAAQAGASGYVVKPFTAAVLDEKLSKIIEKMAKTGS, from the coding sequence ATGGACAAGAGCATGAAAATCCTGGTGGTGGACGACTTCCCGACGATGCGCCGGATTGTCCGCAACCTGCTCAAGGAACTGGGCTACACGAACGTCGACGAGGCGGAGGACGGCGCGGCCGGTCTCGCGCGGCTGCGCGGCGGCGGCTTCGACTTCGTGATCTCCGACTGGAACATGCCGAACCTCGACGGCCTCGCGATGCTGAAGGAAATCCGCGCGGACGCGACGCTCACGCACCTGCCGGTGCTGATGGTCACGGCCGAGTCGAAGAAGGAGAACATCATCGCGGCGGCGCAGGCCGGCGCGAGCGGCTATGTCGTGAAGCCGTTCACGGCGGCGGTGCTCGACGAGAAGCTGAGCAAGATCATCGAGAAGATGGCGAAGACCGGGAGCTGA
- the cheZ gene encoding protein phosphatase CheZ, protein MNEPIHAAMAGAGFAADSHPEGADLAADRILARIGSVTRALRDSMRELGLDKHVERAAEAVPDARDRLRYVATMTEQAAERVLTAIEVAKPMQERMQNEAEALDARWAQWYAAPIERAEVRELMDDTRSFLRALPDATSATSAQLLEIMLAQDFQDLTGQVIKKIMDMVYLIEQQLLTVLVENIAPERREQFAAFAAEQVMSSTGSPESLLNGPQINPEGKTDVVQDQAQVDDLLASLGF, encoded by the coding sequence GTGAACGAGCCGATCCACGCGGCGATGGCGGGCGCGGGCTTTGCCGCCGACAGCCATCCCGAAGGCGCCGACCTGGCGGCCGACCGCATCCTCGCGCGCATTGGCTCCGTCACGCGCGCGCTGCGCGACTCGATGCGCGAGCTCGGACTCGACAAGCACGTCGAGCGCGCGGCGGAAGCCGTGCCGGACGCGCGCGACCGGCTGCGCTACGTCGCGACGATGACCGAGCAGGCGGCCGAGCGCGTGCTGACCGCGATCGAGGTCGCGAAGCCGATGCAGGAGCGCATGCAGAACGAGGCCGAGGCGCTCGACGCGCGCTGGGCGCAGTGGTACGCGGCGCCGATCGAGCGCGCGGAGGTCCGCGAGCTGATGGACGACACGCGCTCGTTCCTGCGCGCGCTGCCGGACGCGACGTCCGCGACCAGCGCGCAGCTGCTCGAGATCATGCTCGCGCAGGACTTCCAGGACCTGACCGGGCAGGTGATCAAGAAGATCATGGACATGGTCTACCTGATCGAGCAGCAGCTCCTGACCGTGCTGGTCGAGAACATCGCGCCGGAGCGGCGCGAGCAGTTCGCGGCGTTCGCGGCCGAGCAGGTGATGAGCAGCACCGGCAGCCCCGAATCGCTGCTGAACGGCCCGCAGATCAACCCGGAAGGCAAGACCGACGTCGTCCAGGACCAGGCGCAGGTCGACGATCTGCTCGCAAGCCTCGGCTTCTGA
- a CDS encoding DUF2844 domain-containing protein: MNLKRLGCAVACATASMGVLWSIHAHAELGGAPMSPPADDRTATVRALQRAMRSADGSSASAAAYTVRELSVASGTVIREYTSAAGTVFGVAWRGPTMPDFGQVFGSYLPQYKAGVEAAHAARGWRAPVSVDSSAIVIRTGGHMGSFSGQAWLPQALPAGVTGNDIQ, encoded by the coding sequence GTGAACCTGAAACGTCTGGGCTGTGCCGTTGCGTGCGCGACGGCCTCGATGGGCGTGCTGTGGAGCATCCACGCGCACGCGGAACTGGGCGGCGCGCCGATGTCGCCGCCGGCGGACGATCGCACCGCCACCGTGCGCGCGCTGCAGCGCGCGATGCGCTCGGCCGACGGCTCGTCGGCGAGCGCGGCCGCCTACACCGTGCGCGAGCTCTCGGTCGCATCCGGCACCGTGATCCGCGAATACACGTCCGCCGCCGGCACCGTGTTCGGCGTCGCGTGGCGCGGCCCGACGATGCCCGATTTCGGCCAGGTGTTCGGCAGCTATCTTCCGCAGTACAAGGCCGGCGTCGAAGCGGCGCACGCGGCGCGCGGCTGGCGCGCGCCCGTGTCGGTCGACTCGAGCGCCATCGTGATCCGGACGGGCGGCCACATGGGCTCGTTCTCGGGGCAAGCCTGGCTGCCGCAGGCGCTGCCTGCCGGCGTGACCGGCAACGACATCCAGTGA
- a CDS encoding DUF3443 domain-containing protein, translated as MRISRTFIRWLGALSLAAATAVLVAACGGGDGGGSPPPPAPTASNTAVITVDRGVANVINIPTVSVTVCAPGTSNCQVVSNVLVDTASYGLRLVSDAVPGVLGNLPVTTVNGAPLAECGKFVSTYTWGSVRTADLKIGGEIASSLPVQILGDLGSTNVPTSCTNNGTAANSAGALGANGILGIGPAPFDCGVSCTTSTSSLSNNYYACPNGNASCNVTLVPLAQQVANPVQRFASDNNGVIVQMPGISATGQASATGLLTFGIGTQSNNALGASNVLPSTTTGDVTASFLGRTLSPAAGGGAFFDTGSNAYFFDDTQTRCTRNTPFYCPSGTVNYTATLTGQNGAQAMVTMPVANADALFANPSTFAFNDIGGPFGSAPVTNPAPWLDIGLPHFYGKTIYFGMDLRGSGGAAPYVAF; from the coding sequence TTGCGAATTTCTCGTACCTTCATTCGCTGGCTCGGCGCACTGAGCCTCGCGGCCGCCACGGCCGTACTCGTCGCCGCGTGCGGCGGCGGCGACGGCGGCGGTTCCCCGCCGCCGCCCGCGCCCACCGCGTCGAACACAGCGGTCATCACCGTGGACCGGGGCGTCGCCAACGTCATCAACATCCCGACCGTCAGCGTGACCGTCTGCGCGCCGGGCACGTCGAACTGCCAGGTCGTCAGCAACGTGCTGGTCGATACCGCGTCGTACGGGCTGCGGCTCGTCAGCGACGCGGTGCCGGGCGTGCTGGGCAACCTGCCCGTGACGACCGTGAACGGCGCGCCGCTCGCCGAGTGCGGCAAGTTCGTGTCGACCTACACGTGGGGCTCGGTGCGCACCGCCGACCTGAAGATCGGCGGCGAAATTGCCAGCTCGCTGCCGGTGCAGATCCTCGGCGACCTCGGCTCCACCAACGTCCCGACCTCGTGCACGAACAACGGCACGGCCGCCAACTCGGCGGGGGCGCTCGGCGCGAACGGCATCCTCGGCATCGGGCCGGCGCCGTTCGACTGCGGCGTGAGCTGCACGACGTCGACGTCGTCGTTGAGCAACAACTACTACGCGTGCCCGAACGGCAATGCGAGCTGCAACGTGACGCTCGTGCCGCTCGCGCAGCAGGTGGCCAATCCGGTGCAGCGTTTCGCGAGCGACAACAATGGCGTGATCGTGCAGATGCCGGGCATCTCGGCCACCGGCCAGGCGAGCGCGACGGGGCTGCTGACGTTCGGCATCGGCACGCAGTCCAACAATGCGCTGGGCGCCTCGAACGTGCTGCCGTCCACGACGACGGGCGACGTCACCGCATCGTTCCTCGGCCGTACGTTGTCGCCGGCGGCCGGTGGCGGCGCGTTCTTCGATACGGGTTCCAACGCCTATTTCTTCGACGACACGCAGACTCGCTGCACGCGCAATACCCCGTTCTACTGTCCGTCGGGGACCGTGAACTATACGGCGACGCTCACGGGCCAGAACGGTGCGCAGGCGATGGTGACCATGCCGGTCGCGAATGCGGATGCGCTGTTCGCGAACCCGTCGACGTTCGCGTTCAACGATATCGGCGGGCCTTTCGGCTCCGCGCCGGTCACGAACCCGGCGCCATGGCTCGATATCGGCCTGCCGCATTTCTACGGCAAAACGATCTACTTCGGGATGGACCTGCGCGGCAGCGGCGGCGCCGCACCCTACGTCGCATTCTGA